One Primulina huaijiensis isolate GDHJ02 chromosome 5, ASM1229523v2, whole genome shotgun sequence DNA segment encodes these proteins:
- the LOC140976541 gene encoding centromere protein C has protein sequence MAGGPSISGLVDPLSELNGPLLFPRAIRASLGDSVPIDFEDLDSINEFMKSRGLRSPEKLMIEAKSIVDGRTANLGSNIVRFTKNVNLSDAVFKKGKDIPRERRQGLRLARKRAPFTLKTSLSQPVSLEPSLDIDKLQDPDEFFDAYERLEKAKKEIQKQLGNSMDNVNEFKPSTKPRLRRQGILGKSYHYRHRYPSVSFENDMLMSSKEVVEQHVSSVPRDEPAEKIITLDSKLNIDSEEIESVASMRKKEIEENSLLDDLLSCDLEDLDGGGALNLLQERLNIKPLDLESLLIPELPFQRTDKFSSRESVQKHHKTSFVIDNVLKNINGKQSIDHEHTAADLVNQVASPTPPRSPFASLSFLKRILQSNPLRDAFSPLNLDLSARRTAHPVESINVLGEQVNATTVSRISSELESHVGVEVTEPPDSNMDPRKVLGCSDNLPHQFIDENSIMESEKAGSGPVELPEYNNVEETINVEQLNDTQSNPSVLEDEGTVASAKKHYFDIEQQPKVIHLVRQTKFLKRKSEADDELIRKKVRKSLAESGTPLETEVQSKKRTKVRPLEYGKGEKNLSGHLNDDQSNLSACEDDATRAPSRDRQFDAEEQLKVHQTKLQRRKRETDGECPRKLHPLRKSLAESGTSFENGVRRSKRYKMRPLEYWKGERFLYGWMNGSKKLLGVKYISPGKNDRNLKVKPLMLSNSSEYEDLLELAARH, from the exons ATGGCCGGCGGGCCTTCGATCTCCGGTTTGGTTGACCCGCTGAGTGAACTCAACGGACCGTTGCTTTTCCCCCGCGCGATTAGGGCATCACTCGGCGATTCAGTGCCTATCGACTTCGAGGACTTAGATTCTATCAATGAGTTTATGAAATCTCGG GGCTTAAGGAGTCCTGAAAAGCTCATGATTGAGGCAAAGAGCATTGTGGACGGCAGAACAGCGAATTTGGGCTCCAATATAGTGAGATTTACTAAAAACGTAAACCTAAGTGATGCTGTTTTTAAAAAGGGTAAGGACATACCTCGAGAGAGAAGGCAAGGTCTCCGCCTTGCTCGAAAACGAGCACCATTTACTTTGAAGACAAGTCTCAG TCAGCCTGTGAGCCTGGAACCATCTTTGGACATTGATAAGCTCCAAGACCCAGATGAATTTTTTGATGCATACGAGAGGCTTGaaa AGGCGAAAAAAGAAATACAAAAACAGTTGGGTAACAGTATGGACAATGTAAATGAGTTCAAACCATCAACGAAGCCACGCCTTCGTCGACAAGGAATCTTGGG GAAGTCATATCACTACAGGCATCGCTACCCATCAGTGTcttttgaaaatgatatgttaatGTCCTCCAAAGAAGTAGTTGAGCAGCATGTGTCAAGTGTACCTAGAGACGAACCAGCAGAAAAGATAATCACCCTTGATTCTAAACTAAATATCGATTCAGAGGAAATTGAATCAGTTG CATCAATGAGGAAGAAAGAGATTGAAGAAAACAGTTTGTTGGATGATTTGTTGTCATGTGATCTTGAAGATTTAGACGGGGGTGGGGCCTTGAATCTCTTGCAGGAGCGATTGAATATCAAACCTCTGGATCTAGAGAGCCTTTTGATACCTGAACTTCCTTTTCAAAGGACCGATAAATTTTCTTCCAGAGAAAGTGTGCAGAAGCATCACAAGACTTCATTCGTCATAGACAACGTGCTGAAAAATATCAATGGGAAACAATCAATAGATCATGAACACACAGCAGCAGATCTAGTCAATCAAGTAGCTTCACCTACTCCTCCGAGAAGTCCATTTGCATCTCTGTCTTTTCTGAAGAGAATATTACAATCTAATCCCCTGAGAGATGCATTTTCTCCTCTAAATCTGGATCTTTCTGCACGCCGAACAGCTCATCCCGTTGAGTCTATCAACGTCCTAGGTGAGCAGGTCAATGCTACGACTGTTTCAAGGATTTCCAGTGAGTTGGAGTCACATGTAGGAGTTGAAGTTACAGAACCCCCAGATTCTAATATGGATCCACGGAAAGTGCTAGGATGCTCCGATAATCTTCCACACCAGTTCATAGATGAGAATTCAATCATGGAAAGTGAAAAAGCTGGAAGTGGACCAGTTGAATTACCAGAGTACAACAACGTTGAGGAAACCATTAACGTAGAGCAATTGAATGATA CCCAATCAAATCCTTCTGTACTGGAAGATGAAGGTACAGTTGCTTCAGCCAAGAAACACTACTTTGATATAGAACAACAGCCCAAGGTCATCCACTtg GTACGTCAAACGAAATTTCTAAAGAGAAAAAGTGAAGCAGATGATGAACTTATTCGAAAGAAAGTGAGAAAAAGTCTGGCAG AGTCTGGTACACCACTTGAAACTGAAGTACAGAGTAAAAAAAGAACTAAGGTGAGACCATTGGAGTATGGGAAAGGTGAAAAAAACCTATCTGGACATTTGAATGATG ATCAATCAAATCTTTCTgcatgtgaagatgatgcaaCCCGTGCTCCATCTAGGGACCGACAATTCGATGCTGAAGAACAGCTTAAG GTACACCAAACCAAGTTACAGAGGCGAAAAAGAGAAACTGATGGTGAATGTCCTAGAAAGTTACATCCACTGAGAAAAAGTCTTGCAG AGTCCGGTACATCATTTGAAAATGGAGTTCGAAGAAGCAAAAGATATAAGATGAGACCTCTGGAGTACTGGAAAGGAGAAAGATTTTTATATGGATGGATGAATGGGA GCAAGAAGTTATTAGGAGTGAAGTATATTTCTCCAGGAAAAAACGACAGAAACTTGAAGGTGAAGCCACTTATGTTGTCTAATTCTTCAGAGTATGAGGATCTTCTTGAGTTAGCTGCCCGACATTGA